From Roseburia hominis, the proteins below share one genomic window:
- a CDS encoding ATP-dependent RecD-like DNA helicase yields the protein MEVVKGYVEHIVFRNEDNGYTVFQLNCEDGELTCVGSLNYISEGELVEVSGEYTVHNIYGTQLRITNYEVKAPEDLISIERYLGSGAIKGVGATLAKRIVKKFREDTFRIIEEEPERLAEIKGISERMAREIAIQAEEKRDMREAMIYLQKFGITTALAAKIYRYYGPKLRQVLEENPYQMADQIQGIGFKTADEIAAKVGIHTDSDFRIRSGIFYTLQQSVAEGHIYLTKPALMKRASELLEVEIRDMEKYLMDLAMERKVVLKEGEDGLRVYASHYYYLELNTAKMLHDLNLEYEEADVVIESRLRKMEEHTAMELDERQRLAVKEAVHHGIMVLTGGPGTGKTTTINAMIQYFQNEDLEILLAAPTGRAAKRMTEATGYEAQTIHRMLEVSGNPEDENARNGFSRNEENPLTADVIIIDEMSMVDLPLMHALLCAVMPGTRLILVGDINQLPSVGPGSVLKDIIDSECFSVVMLTKIFRQASKSDIVVNAHKINRGEMVVLDNKSRDFFFLKRQDANVIIRVLLALIQDKLPRYVDARPYDIQVLTPMRKGLLGVERLNGILQEYLNPPSPKKAEKEYGERRFRVGDKVMQIRNNYQLEWEITTKYGLVVDKGMGIFNGDMGIITEINTYTESLTVEYDEKRKVEYPFELLEELELAYAITIHKSQGSEYPAVVIPLLTGPRQLFHRNLLYTAITRARKCVTLVGSDATFQEMILNTNEQNRNTSLAERIREFHL from the coding sequence ATGGAAGTAGTCAAGGGGTATGTAGAACATATTGTGTTTCGAAATGAAGACAATGGCTATACCGTATTTCAGTTGAATTGTGAAGATGGAGAGCTGACCTGCGTGGGCAGCCTGAATTATATTTCCGAAGGAGAGCTGGTAGAAGTAAGCGGAGAGTATACTGTACACAATATTTATGGTACACAGCTTAGGATCACGAACTATGAAGTGAAGGCTCCGGAGGATTTGATCTCTATTGAGCGGTATCTTGGTTCCGGAGCGATCAAAGGAGTAGGTGCGACTCTCGCAAAAAGAATCGTCAAAAAGTTTCGTGAGGATACGTTCCGGATTATCGAGGAGGAGCCGGAGAGACTTGCCGAGATTAAAGGAATCAGCGAAAGAATGGCAAGAGAGATCGCAATTCAGGCAGAAGAAAAACGCGATATGCGTGAAGCCATGATCTATTTGCAGAAATTCGGGATCACAACGGCGCTGGCAGCCAAGATTTATCGCTATTATGGGCCAAAGCTCCGCCAGGTGCTGGAAGAGAATCCCTATCAGATGGCAGATCAAATCCAGGGAATTGGATTTAAGACGGCAGATGAGATCGCAGCCAAGGTGGGAATACATACTGATTCAGATTTTCGTATACGCAGCGGTATTTTCTATACATTGCAGCAGAGTGTGGCTGAGGGACACATTTACCTGACGAAGCCGGCGCTGATGAAACGCGCGTCAGAGCTTCTGGAAGTGGAGATCCGGGATATGGAAAAATATTTGATGGATCTTGCTATGGAGAGAAAGGTGGTCCTCAAAGAAGGAGAGGATGGACTTAGGGTATATGCTTCCCACTATTACTATTTAGAACTGAATACCGCGAAGATGCTCCATGATCTGAATCTGGAATATGAGGAAGCAGATGTAGTGATAGAGTCACGGCTTCGTAAAATGGAAGAGCATACCGCCATGGAATTGGATGAAAGGCAGCGCCTTGCGGTAAAGGAAGCGGTCCATCATGGCATTATGGTGCTTACCGGAGGACCGGGTACGGGAAAGACGACTACGATCAATGCGATGATCCAGTATTTTCAGAATGAAGATCTGGAAATCCTGCTTGCAGCGCCGACAGGGCGTGCGGCAAAACGAATGACGGAGGCGACCGGATATGAGGCGCAGACCATTCACAGAATGCTGGAAGTCAGCGGAAACCCGGAAGATGAGAATGCCCGGAATGGATTTTCAAGAAATGAAGAGAATCCGCTCACGGCGGACGTTATTATTATCGATGAGATGTCTATGGTCGATCTGCCTCTCATGCATGCCCTTCTTTGCGCAGTGATGCCCGGGACACGGCTTATTCTGGTAGGAGATATTAATCAGCTTCCGTCGGTGGGGCCGGGGAGCGTATTAAAAGATATCATTGATTCGGAGTGTTTTTCGGTCGTGATGCTGACAAAGATTTTCCGTCAGGCGAGCAAAAGTGATATTGTGGTAAATGCGCATAAGATCAATCGGGGCGAGATGGTGGTTCTGGACAATAAGAGCCGTGATTTCTTTTTCCTGAAACGACAGGATGCTAATGTGATTATCCGCGTGTTACTGGCGCTGATCCAGGATAAATTACCGAGATATGTAGATGCCAGACCTTACGATATTCAGGTCCTGACCCCTATGAGGAAGGGGCTTCTGGGCGTGGAACGTCTCAATGGAATTCTGCAGGAATACTTAAATCCTCCGTCGCCGAAAAAAGCAGAAAAGGAGTATGGCGAGAGGCGTTTCCGCGTGGGCGACAAGGTCATGCAGATTCGGAATAACTATCAGCTTGAGTGGGAGATCACGACAAAGTACGGTTTGGTCGTTGATAAGGGCATGGGAATTTTCAACGGCGATATGGGAATCATTACGGAGATCAATACCTATACGGAAAGTCTGACGGTGGAATATGATGAAAAGAGAAAGGTGGAGTATCCCTTTGAGCTTTTGGAGGAGTTGGAGCTGGCCTATGCAATCACGATCCACAAGTCGCAGGGGAGTGAATATCCGGCGGTTGTGATACCGCTGCTTACAGGTCCGCGCCAGTTGTTTCACCGAAATTTACTGTATACAGCAATCACCCGGGCGCGGAAATGCGTGACGCTGGTGGGGAGCGATGCGACGTTTCAGGAGATGATCCTCAATACGAATGAGCAGAACCGCAATACCAGTCTGGCGGAACGAATCCGCGAATTTCATCTATAG
- the cdaA gene encoding diadenylate cyclase CdaA: protein MGNVVFNFFREHLGMAGWYFPEVRIIDIIEIFIIAYLIYQVILWIKNTKAWMLLKGILVFGVFVLFAAIFKMNTILWVAENLLSVMATAVVVVFQPELRRALEKLGEKQFLASVTGLDKKGRDGARFSEETIDGIVQAAFAMGAVKTGALIVIEQAIKLTEYESTGIRLDCLVSRQVLINIFEHNTPLHDGAIIVRGDRIVSATCYLPLSDNMGISKDLGTRHRAAIGMSEVSDALIVAVSEETGYVSVALGGQLVRNVTPEYLRERIEAIQDKKTENKRFMDWLKGWMKHEKRTD from the coding sequence ATGGGGAATGTTGTGTTTAATTTCTTTAGAGAGCATCTGGGCATGGCGGGTTGGTATTTCCCGGAAGTCAGGATTATTGACATTATAGAGATATTCATTATAGCATATTTGATTTATCAAGTGATTTTATGGATCAAAAATACAAAGGCGTGGATGCTTTTAAAAGGAATACTGGTCTTTGGTGTTTTTGTACTTTTCGCTGCAATCTTTAAAATGAATACGATTTTGTGGGTTGCGGAGAATCTGCTTTCGGTGATGGCGACGGCGGTAGTAGTGGTGTTTCAGCCGGAGCTTAGACGAGCGCTTGAAAAATTAGGTGAGAAACAATTTCTTGCATCAGTGACGGGTCTCGATAAAAAGGGACGCGATGGTGCACGGTTCAGTGAAGAGACGATTGATGGAATTGTGCAGGCAGCTTTTGCTATGGGAGCAGTTAAGACAGGAGCTTTGATCGTAATCGAGCAGGCGATTAAATTGACTGAATATGAGAGTACAGGAATTCGGCTGGACTGTCTGGTGTCAAGGCAAGTGCTAATCAATATTTTTGAGCATAATACACCACTTCATGATGGTGCGATTATCGTGCGGGGAGACCGGATTGTTTCTGCAACCTGTTATCTGCCCCTTTCAGATAATATGGGGATAAGCAAAGATCTTGGAACACGCCATAGAGCGGCAATCGGTATGAGTGAGGTCAGCGACGCGCTGATTGTTGCGGTATCAGAGGAGACCGGTTATGTTTCTGTTGCTCTGGGAGGTCAGCTGGTGAGAAATGTAACGCCGGAATATCTTAGAGAACGGATTGAGGCTATTCAGGATAAGAAGACAGAGAATAAGAGATTCATGGATTGGCTGAAAGGATGGATGAAGCATGAAAAAAGGACTGATTAA
- a CDS encoding sporulation initiation factor Spo0A C-terminal domain-containing protein, translated as MDIITQTVRALGINATYLGYRYLIDAVEIVIEDEDTLLSVCSKLYPAVAERHHTTPDNVERNIRTAVNACWERGNRSILEKLFPYPIVAKPSSGELIDAIAEYCRRAAKQAQSVANGDAK; from the coding sequence ATGGATATCATTACGCAGACCGTCCGGGCTCTGGGTATCAATGCTACTTACCTTGGCTACCGCTACTTAATTGATGCCGTTGAGATTGTTATTGAGGACGAAGACACTTTGTTATCCGTATGTTCTAAACTTTATCCAGCCGTTGCCGAGCGTCACCACACTACTCCGGATAATGTGGAGCGCAACATCAGAACCGCCGTAAATGCATGTTGGGAAAGAGGAAATCGTTCCATTTTGGAAAAATTATTTCCTTATCCCATCGTAGCCAAGCCTAGTTCTGGTGAATTGATTGATGCCATTGCAGAATACTGCCGCAGAGCCGCAAAACAGGCGCAGTCTGTAGCAAATGGCGATGCTAAATAA
- a CDS encoding sporulation initiation factor Spo0A C-terminal domain-containing protein translates to MILHELGIRATYTGYRYMIDAIKVAFDEKCDLGHITKDVYPEVAKRNHASVWMIETNIRAVIERCWKRTAPERIEKYFPGKSDQRRPTNTEFIDGIIRYMTRHDIEGWGLEEREE, encoded by the coding sequence ATGATACTGCATGAGCTGGGAATTCGTGCGACTTATACAGGATATCGGTATATGATTGATGCGATTAAAGTGGCATTTGATGAAAAGTGTGATTTGGGACATATCACAAAAGACGTATATCCTGAAGTGGCGAAGAGAAACCATGCCTCAGTCTGGATGATCGAGACGAATATCCGGGCTGTGATAGAGCGGTGCTGGAAACGTACGGCCCCTGAGAGAATCGAAAAATATTTTCCCGGAAAATCTGACCAGAGACGCCCTACAAATACAGAATTTATAGATGGAATCATACGTTATATGACCCGGCACGATATAGAGGGCTGGGGTCTGGAAGAACGTGAGGAGTAG
- a CDS encoding sugar phosphate nucleotidyltransferase gives MGNATLVVMAAGIGSRFGGGIKQLEPVGPNGEIIMDYSIYDALAAGFDKVVFVIRRDLEKDFKEVIGERIEKKVKVAYAFQEIDDIPEEYADKFPDRKKPWGTGQAILCCKDLVNEPFLVINADDYYGKEAYQEAFAYLTNKETINEKLHICMVSFILKNTLSDNGGVTRGVCHVGQDGMLADIIETHNIVKEGGKAIVKGEKEEYEIDVESNVSMNMWGIGPEFFEVLEKGFAEFLAELPDNDLKKEYLLPTIIGGMLEKDEIEVKVLESNDQWFGVTYKEDKEDVVKAVKELVREGQYL, from the coding sequence ATGGGAAATGCGACATTAGTAGTAATGGCAGCAGGAATTGGCAGCAGATTTGGGGGAGGAATCAAACAGTTAGAGCCGGTAGGACCGAATGGAGAAATCATTATGGACTATTCTATCTATGACGCTTTAGCTGCAGGCTTTGATAAGGTCGTTTTTGTGATCAGGAGGGATTTGGAAAAAGATTTTAAGGAAGTGATTGGAGAGCGTATTGAGAAAAAGGTCAAGGTAGCGTATGCTTTTCAGGAAATAGACGATATTCCCGAAGAATATGCGGACAAGTTCCCAGATAGAAAAAAACCATGGGGTACAGGCCAAGCCATTCTATGCTGCAAGGATTTGGTAAATGAGCCGTTTTTGGTCATTAACGCGGATGATTATTATGGAAAAGAGGCATATCAGGAGGCTTTTGCTTATCTGACTAATAAAGAAACAATTAATGAGAAGCTGCATATCTGCATGGTGAGTTTTATACTAAAAAACACGCTCAGTGATAACGGAGGAGTGACCCGTGGCGTGTGCCATGTGGGCCAGGACGGTATGCTGGCAGATATCATAGAGACTCATAATATTGTAAAAGAGGGTGGAAAAGCCATTGTAAAAGGCGAGAAGGAAGAATATGAGATTGACGTGGAATCCAATGTTTCTATGAACATGTGGGGAATCGGCCCCGAATTCTTTGAGGTTCTGGAAAAGGGGTTTGCTGAATTTTTGGCGGAGCTGCCGGATAATGACCTGAAAAAAGAGTACCTTTTGCCGACGATTATTGGTGGAATGCTTGAAAAGGATGAGATTGAAGTAAAGGTCCTGGAGTCGAATGATCAGTGGTTTGGGGTGACTTATAAGGAAGATAAGGAAGATGTTGTGAAGGCTGTGAAAGAATTAGTGCGTGAAGGGCAGTATTTATAG
- a CDS encoding HPr family phosphocarrier protein produces MISSKVVIMNPTGLHLRPAGLFCKTALEYKSNITFLCRGSEGNAKSVLSVLGACIKRGDEIEIICDGKDEEEALRAMVDIVESGLGE; encoded by the coding sequence ATGATTAGCAGTAAGGTAGTAATTATGAATCCCACAGGGCTTCATTTGCGTCCGGCAGGTTTATTCTGTAAGACAGCTCTTGAGTATAAAAGCAACATTACTTTTCTTTGCCGTGGTTCGGAGGGAAATGCCAAAAGCGTTCTCAGTGTTTTGGGCGCCTGTATTAAAAGAGGAGACGAGATTGAGATTATCTGTGACGGTAAGGATGAGGAAGAAGCGTTGCGCGCCATGGTAGACATCGTAGAAAGCGGGTTAGGTGAGTAA
- a CDS encoding ComF family protein, translating into MEKEQNRRILAFLLNLLYPIKCPFCGVVTNDGICRDCRKRLPYVMQPRCMTCGKPVRTPEQEFCADCAKIRHEFEEGRSLWLHKGRVSDAIYALKYKNLRINGEIFGKELARYYGGYLKKQGVELLVPVPLHWKRRIKRGYNQAEILAEFLGRYSGIPVDKHLLRRVKYTEAQKNLDHNQRRRNVRGAFQVKGRLTAKRIAVIDDIYTTGSTIDEAAVSLKRAGAEKVYFLTISIGQGF; encoded by the coding sequence ATGGAAAAAGAACAGAACCGTCGAATCCTTGCGTTTCTTCTAAATTTGCTTTATCCGATAAAATGTCCGTTTTGCGGTGTGGTAACAAATGATGGGATTTGCAGGGATTGCAGGAAAAGGCTGCCGTATGTGATGCAGCCCAGATGTATGACGTGTGGAAAACCTGTCCGAACGCCGGAACAGGAATTCTGTGCGGATTGTGCGAAAATCAGGCATGAGTTCGAGGAAGGGCGAAGCCTGTGGCTTCATAAAGGCAGAGTCAGCGACGCTATCTATGCATTAAAATACAAGAATCTCAGAATAAATGGTGAGATTTTTGGAAAAGAGCTGGCACGTTATTATGGAGGCTATTTAAAAAAGCAGGGGGTGGAGCTTCTGGTCCCTGTTCCTCTGCACTGGAAAAGAAGAATAAAACGTGGGTACAATCAGGCGGAGATCCTTGCTGAATTTCTGGGAAGGTATTCCGGCATTCCAGTGGATAAGCACCTTCTGAGGCGTGTGAAATATACGGAGGCACAGAAGAATCTGGATCATAATCAGCGCAGAAGAAATGTGAGGGGTGCATTTCAGGTGAAGGGACGATTGACGGCAAAAAGAATCGCAGTGATTGATGATATCTATACGACCGGAAGTACGATTGATGAAGCTGCAGTAAGTCTAAAGCGGGCGGGAGCAGAAAAAGTCTACTTTTTGACTATAAGTATTGGACAAGGATTCTGA
- a CDS encoding CdaR family protein, which produces MKKGLIKNPGLKALAFLFAVAVWALVANAQNPVRERTYTNIPVSVTRTEIITNKGNTYQISDETRTISVTVKAKKEELDKIQSSDIRATADMINLVSRSLIPIEISIPNHTYTEAVAEPKNVLVSIDASKTASFPITATTAGTVRDGYVLGSVQADPEKIEISGPEAVVDSIAKVVAEVNVAGLSKDKELPAEMTLYDAKGKPIDATLIEHNLGEEGLKVSVKLLRKKSVAVDFDTSEIETAPGYRFTGLSVQPEKIDIVGTEEQLEDVTSIEIPSEALVRTNLKETEEFSVDIKEYLPSWAKAEDETAGIPVLVKILVEKLGTKTIEFPIRSISVVNVPDGYKVRYNTTENLKIVITGKDEQELEHVVLEQGDVSINLVNYRNGGDYTVPVQIVLPDGIELVDGVNVNITLEKNGGGEDD; this is translated from the coding sequence ATGAAAAAAGGACTGATTAAGAATCCGGGACTGAAAGCATTGGCTTTTTTGTTTGCGGTAGCAGTCTGGGCGCTTGTGGCCAATGCACAGAATCCGGTCAGAGAGAGAACTTATACTAATATACCAGTGTCTGTGACGCGAACAGAGATCATTACCAATAAGGGGAATACGTATCAGATTTCTGATGAGACGAGAACAATTTCTGTAACAGTGAAAGCTAAAAAAGAAGAACTGGATAAGATACAGTCGTCAGATATTCGTGCAACAGCAGATATGATCAACCTTGTGAGCCGTTCCTTAATTCCGATTGAAATATCGATTCCAAACCATACTTATACGGAGGCGGTGGCAGAGCCTAAGAATGTGTTGGTATCGATTGATGCAAGTAAGACGGCATCATTTCCGATTACGGCTACGACTGCCGGAACTGTGCGTGACGGATATGTGTTAGGCAGTGTTCAGGCTGATCCTGAGAAGATTGAAATCAGCGGGCCGGAAGCAGTGGTGGATTCCATCGCGAAGGTGGTGGCCGAGGTAAATGTGGCCGGACTTTCAAAGGATAAAGAACTGCCGGCTGAGATGACACTTTATGATGCAAAAGGGAAGCCTATAGATGCGACGCTTATTGAACATAATCTGGGTGAAGAAGGATTGAAAGTAAGCGTTAAACTGCTTCGCAAGAAGTCGGTAGCGGTGGATTTTGACACATCTGAGATCGAGACTGCGCCCGGGTATCGTTTTACTGGTCTGTCCGTTCAGCCGGAAAAGATTGATATTGTGGGAACAGAAGAGCAGCTTGAGGATGTGACTTCTATAGAAATTCCTTCGGAGGCTTTGGTGCGTACTAATCTGAAGGAGACAGAAGAATTTTCAGTTGATATCAAGGAATATCTGCCAAGCTGGGCAAAAGCGGAAGATGAAACTGCAGGAATTCCTGTATTGGTCAAGATTTTAGTGGAGAAATTAGGAACCAAGACGATTGAATTTCCTATCAGATCTATTTCGGTAGTCAATGTGCCGGATGGCTATAAGGTACGCTATAATACCACGGAGAATCTCAAGATTGTGATTACCGGGAAAGACGAGCAGGAATTGGAGCATGTAGTGCTTGAACAGGGTGATGTTTCCATCAATCTGGTGAATTACAGAAATGGCGGGGATTATACGGTGCCGGTGCAGATTGTACTGCCGGATGGTATTGAACTTGTTGATGGGGTCAACGTGAATATCACGTTGGAGAAGAATGGCGGAGGCGAAGATGATTAG
- a CDS encoding triple tyrosine motif-containing protein: MCKKRVKVFISMLLLVTLVTMSLEMGVKAEETEQYANEFTAEEKGAEDISVSDEGDMQVEGNSESADGDSSTNEEDMSEESADEPEEKLQYDENEKKEIESRLPDVITGMNELGEVYSLDSANGVVNESLRTRAITAQIVNLNTKGSSGLTYYTEVETGEEGYICGAYGADAAYLGTVNGKVRFMLAGVIGEVNASEVQVVNGSSVKSISHYVVSNKKLLHKITTNMNNTTYGSTLDQGNAPSYLKEGTKYYSYDGHYFYSEENYGTMLNDYKSGTRKNAVNANEPYYNYFQFLPFRSVSSYQGSTLNSIINGRVSGTSKMRDLGNALVNLQNTYGVNALLMTGVAANESAWGTSRIAREKNNLFGLNAVDSSPGQSSTYYSSVEQCVKEYAEIHMSKQYLNPENWKYFGAYLGNKASGINLKYASDPYWGEKAANIAWVLDRENGRNDVGKYTLGIKDVINSEHTALNVRKEATTASTKLYGTGQQSSYAFIILGESGGFYKIQSDPVLNSSRTAIDSNTGVYNFSSMYAFASKDYITKINVPTGGWTAEITTNVASPQTMGTEIKLSAKVNGSATGLQYKFVWMKDNWKEWGVIKDFSATASVNWKPSGQGDYVLYLNVKDATGKTETVSVDYQIVNWGVKGINTDLISPQPKGTVITLMPLVMGDSSGLQYKFVWMKDNWKNWGVIKDFSTSTKAEWKPSEVGDYQIIVDVKDKNGVKVSKSIFYEIANKTWSFTGISTDKKSGQVLGTSINITANVKNAGTNLKYKFVWMKDDWKSWGVIQDFTKNKSVTWTPEGIGTYNIYVDVSDGNSENTEHLNIPYKIIQGEWKITDINTNPENSQKFGNPIEIIPQISGNAAGLRYKYVWEKNNWAQWGVISDFSNSAKKTWTPGGAGKYKLIVDVKDLSGKVQTFTISYEVFEKEWKLETITANQYSPQEIGKSIVVYPKVSGKTDNLEYKFVWQKDNWGSWGVIQEFSEKSSATWKTDKPGEYTIYVDVREKGKSNTETKSMPFQIVRGNWSVGGIYFDLVSPQIAGKNIGVAAEIIGNTTGLQYKFVWQLNDWAEWGVIQEKSSDSKALWIPQKAGNYKIYLDVIDSFGNKTTIYKEYEVIPWRIRVTPNEGVTGRNTTISVEGISNNKNLQYKYVWEKNNWSQWGVIAEFSNEQSVKWTPKEAGEYTLYVDFKDKSTNKVETKTVSYKVK; the protein is encoded by the coding sequence ATGTGTAAAAAGCGAGTAAAGGTATTTATATCAATGCTATTGTTGGTAACGCTAGTTACGATGTCTTTAGAGATGGGAGTCAAGGCAGAGGAAACAGAGCAATATGCCAATGAGTTTACAGCGGAGGAAAAGGGAGCTGAGGATATTTCCGTATCTGATGAGGGTGATATGCAAGTAGAGGGTAATTCGGAGAGTGCAGATGGCGACTCAAGCACGAATGAGGAAGATATGAGTGAAGAAAGTGCAGATGAGCCGGAAGAAAAATTGCAATATGATGAAAATGAAAAAAAAGAAATTGAAAGTAGGCTACCTGATGTAATTACGGGAATGAACGAATTGGGAGAGGTATATTCTTTAGATTCGGCAAATGGGGTGGTTAACGAAAGCCTTAGAACAAGGGCAATAACAGCTCAGATTGTAAATTTGAATACAAAGGGATCATCAGGGTTAACATATTATACTGAGGTAGAAACCGGCGAAGAAGGGTATATTTGTGGCGCTTATGGTGCCGATGCTGCATATTTAGGAACTGTAAATGGAAAAGTGAGATTTATGCTTGCTGGGGTGATTGGCGAGGTAAATGCGAGTGAAGTTCAGGTTGTGAACGGCTCTTCGGTCAAATCAATAAGTCATTATGTGGTATCGAATAAGAAACTTTTACATAAAATTACAACAAATATGAACAATACTACTTATGGTAGTACACTAGACCAGGGAAATGCTCCGTCATATTTAAAAGAAGGAACTAAATATTATAGTTATGATGGACATTATTTCTATTCAGAAGAAAACTATGGAACTATGCTGAATGATTATAAAAGTGGGACACGGAAGAATGCTGTAAATGCCAATGAACCATATTACAATTATTTTCAATTTCTCCCGTTTAGAAGTGTTTCAAGTTATCAGGGAAGTACACTGAATAGTATTATAAATGGAAGGGTAAGTGGGACTTCCAAGATGAGAGATCTTGGGAATGCACTTGTAAATTTGCAGAATACATATGGCGTAAATGCATTGCTCATGACGGGAGTAGCAGCAAATGAGAGCGCTTGGGGGACGAGCAGGATTGCACGTGAAAAGAATAATCTATTTGGGTTAAATGCTGTAGATTCTTCTCCTGGTCAGAGTTCAACTTATTACAGTAGTGTGGAACAGTGCGTAAAAGAATACGCAGAAATACATATGTCGAAACAGTATCTCAATCCAGAGAACTGGAAGTATTTCGGTGCTTATTTGGGGAATAAAGCAAGTGGTATTAATTTAAAATATGCGTCGGATCCGTATTGGGGTGAAAAAGCTGCAAATATTGCTTGGGTGTTAGATCGAGAGAATGGCAGAAATGATGTGGGAAAATACACTTTAGGAATAAAGGATGTTATCAATAGTGAACATACTGCTTTAAATGTGAGAAAAGAGGCTACTACAGCTTCAACAAAGCTATATGGTACGGGACAGCAATCTTCTTATGCGTTCATCATACTTGGTGAGTCAGGAGGGTTTTACAAAATTCAGAGTGACCCTGTGTTAAATAGTAGTAGAACAGCAATAGACAGCAATACCGGGGTATATAATTTTAGCAGTATGTATGCATTTGCAAGTAAAGATTATATTACTAAGATTAATGTGCCCACGGGGGGATGGACCGCAGAAATTACTACAAATGTAGCCTCACCGCAAACGATGGGAACGGAAATAAAACTGTCAGCAAAAGTGAATGGAAGTGCTACTGGTTTACAGTATAAGTTTGTGTGGATGAAGGATAATTGGAAAGAATGGGGAGTTATCAAAGATTTTTCGGCAACTGCTTCAGTAAATTGGAAGCCCAGTGGACAAGGTGACTATGTACTCTATTTAAATGTAAAAGATGCGACAGGAAAAACAGAGACGGTCAGTGTTGACTATCAGATTGTGAATTGGGGAGTAAAAGGGATTAATACTGATTTGATCAGTCCGCAGCCCAAAGGGACTGTGATTACACTTATGCCATTGGTTATGGGGGATTCTTCTGGTTTGCAATACAAATTTGTCTGGATGAAAGATAATTGGAAAAATTGGGGAGTCATTAAAGATTTTTCAACATCAACAAAAGCGGAATGGAAACCGAGTGAAGTAGGGGACTATCAGATTATTGTAGATGTTAAAGATAAAAATGGTGTTAAAGTATCAAAAAGTATTTTTTATGAAATAGCAAATAAAACCTGGAGTTTTACAGGAATTAGTACAGATAAAAAATCAGGGCAGGTTTTAGGAACATCAATTAATATAACTGCCAATGTAAAAAATGCAGGAACGAATTTGAAATATAAATTTGTTTGGATGAAGGATGATTGGAAAAGTTGGGGAGTAATACAGGATTTTACGAAGAATAAAAGTGTTACCTGGACGCCGGAAGGAATAGGAACTTACAACATTTATGTTGATGTGTCAGATGGAAATAGTGAGAATACAGAACATTTAAATATTCCATACAAAATTATTCAGGGCGAGTGGAAAATAACGGATATTAATACAAACCCGGAAAATTCGCAAAAATTTGGTAACCCGATAGAGATTATACCGCAAATTAGTGGAAATGCAGCGGGTTTGAGATATAAGTATGTTTGGGAAAAAAATAATTGGGCTCAGTGGGGAGTAATTTCTGATTTCTCAAATTCGGCGAAGAAGACTTGGACGCCAGGCGGAGCAGGAAAATATAAACTGATTGTTGATGTGAAAGATTTGAGTGGAAAGGTTCAGACTTTTACTATTAGTTATGAGGTTTTTGAAAAGGAGTGGAAATTAGAGACTATAACAGCAAATCAATATTCTCCACAAGAAATAGGAAAGAGTATTGTGGTTTACCCTAAAGTGAGCGGAAAAACTGACAATTTGGAGTATAAGTTTGTATGGCAGAAGGATAACTGGGGCTCTTGGGGAGTAATTCAAGAATTTTCGGAGAAGTCATCAGCAACTTGGAAAACAGACAAGCCTGGAGAGTATACAATCTATGTTGATGTTCGTGAAAAAGGGAAAAGTAATACGGAGACAAAGAGTATGCCATTTCAGATTGTTCGCGGCAACTGGTCTGTTGGAGGAATTTATTTTGATTTGGTAAGTCCGCAGATTGCAGGAAAGAATATTGGAGTGGCGGCTGAAATTATAGGAAATACAACAGGGCTTCAATACAAATTTGTCTGGCAGTTAAATGATTGGGCTGAATGGGGAGTTATTCAGGAAAAAAGTTCTGATAGCAAAGCTTTATGGATTCCACAAAAGGCCGGGAATTATAAAATTTACCTGGATGTAATTGACAGTTTCGGAAACAAGACCACGATATATAAGGAGTATGAAGTAATTCCGTGGAGAATTCGTGTAACACCAAATGAGGGTGTAACAGGTAGAAATACGACAATCTCAGTGGAAGGTATTTCTAATAATAAAAACTTACAATATAAGTATGTATGGGAAAAGAATAATTGGTCGCAATGGGGGGTTATAGCAGAGTTTTCAAATGAGCAGTCTGTTAAATGGACTCCGAAAGAAGCCGGCGAATACACTTTATATGTTGATTTTAAAGATAAGAGTACAAATAAAGTGGAAACAAAGACAGTCTCATATAAGGTCAAGTAG